Within the Paraburkholderia flagellata genome, the region GCGCTCGCCGCGAAACTGCTCGACAAGAACCCGGTAGTGCTGCGCAACGCGAAGCATGGTTTCAAGCGTTCGCGCGAACTCACCTGGGAGCAGAACGAGGACTACCTCTACGCGAAGCTCGACCAGGCGAACTATCGCGACAAGGAAGGCGGCCGCGAGCAGGGCCTCAAGCAGTTTCTCGACGAGAAGAGCATCAAGCCGGGCCTGCAGGCCTACAAGCGCTGATCGTTCGCAACTCACAAGGACAGAGGAGACAACAACATGCACGAAACCCGCCTCTTGATCGGCGGCGCGGCGCGCGCCGCGTCGAATGGCAAGACCTTCGAGCGCATCAATCCGGCGACGGGCGCGGTGGCCACGCGAGCGGCAGCCGCCACGCTGGAAGATGCCGACGCGGCCGTTGCTGCCGCAGCGCGCGCGTTTCCCGCGTGGGCCGCGCTCACGCCCACGGAGCGTCGCAAACGCCTCTCTGCCGCCGCTGAGCGCATGGATGCGCGCACAACGGATTTCATCGCCATTGGCGCGGCGGAAACGGGTGCGATGGCGAACTGGTATGGCTTCAACGTGATGCTCGCGGCCAACATGCTGCGCGAAGCGGCTGCCATGACCACGCAGATCGACGGCGCGGTAATTCCCTCCGACGTGCCCGGCAGTCTCGCGATGGCCGTGCGCCAGCCGTGCGGTGTCGTGCTCGGCATGGCCCCCTGGAACGCGCCGGTGATCCTCGCCACGCGTGCGCTTGCCATGCCGCTTGCGTGCGGCAATACGGTGGTGCTGAAGGCTTCCGAAGGGTGTCCAGGCGTGCATGCGCTGATCGGCGAAGTGCTTAACGAGGCAGGCCTCGGCGAGGGCGTCGTGAACGTGCTCACGCATGCGCCGGAAGATGCGCCGGCCATTGTCGAGCGTCTGATCGCCAACCCCGCCGTCAAGCGCGTGAACTTCACGGGCTCGACGCGCGTGGGCCGCGTCGTGGCGGAGCATTGCGCGCGGCATCTGAAACCGGCGCTGCTCGAACTGGGCGGCAAGGCCCCAGTGCTCGTGCTCGACGACGCCGACCTCGACGCGGCGGTGGAAGGCATCGCGTTCGGCGCGTTCTTCAACCAGGGGCAAATCTGCATGTCGACGGAACGCGTGATCGTCGATCGCAAGATTGCCGATGCGTTCGTGGAAAAACTCGTTGCGAAGGCGCGCACGCTGAAGGCCGGAGACCCCACGCAGCCGGGCTCGGTGCTGGGTACTCTGGAGAGCGAAACATCTGCGCGACGCATACGCGCACTCGTGGAAGACGCTCGCGAGAAGGGCGCGAAACTGCCGCTGGGCTGCGAGGTGAACGGCGCGATCATGCAGCCTGTGATCGTCGAAAACGTCACGCGCGAAATGAAGCTTTATGCCGACGAATCGTTCGGCCCTGTGGTGACGGTGCAGCGCGTGGATGGCGACGGCGAAGCGCTGCAGGTGGCGAACGACAGCGAATACGGTCTCTCGGCGGCCGTGTTCAGCCGCGATATCGCGCGAGCGATGAACGTGGCGAAGCGTATCGAGTCGGGCATCTGCCATATCAACGGGCCGACGGTGCACGACGAAGCGCAAATGCCGTTCGGCGGCGTGAAGGCGAGCGGCTATGGGCGCTTCGGCAGCAAGGCTTCGATTGCCGAGTTCACGGATCTGCGCTGGATCACTGTGCAGACCGGCCCGCGCCACTACCCGATCTGAACGCGCTCACAACATGAACCACCGGGCCGGCTGCGTCGACACACGGCGCTGCCCGGCACCGCCCAGGCAAAGGAGACAGGCTTTGGATTCGGAGCCGACCCAAACCCATGCTCGCGCCGTCGTGCAGCCGGACTTCGCCGGCTACCGCGCCGTCGCGATCGGCTCGTCCGCGCCGCAGATCGAACGGCGTGGCGACTGCTGGTATTTGCGCTCGACTGAGGCGCTTGAAGAATTCCCCGAGCGCTTGACCGACCGGCTCGTGAGCGGCGCGCGCGCACATCCGGACCGCTGGCTCGTGGCGCGCCGTGGCGCCGATGGGCAATGGCAGGGCATCAGCTACGCGCAGATGCTTGAACGCGCACGCGCGATCGGGCAGGCGTTGATCGAGCGAGGTTTGTCCGCGCAGCGCCCGGTCGCGCTGCTCTCGGGCAACGATCTCGAACATTTGCAGATGGCATTCGGCGCGCTGTGGGCAGGCGTGCCCTATGCGCCCATTTCGCCCGCGTATTCGCTCGTGTCGAGTGATTACGGCAAGCTGCGGCATGCGCTGGATTTGCTCAATCCTGGTCTCGTATTCGCCGCCGACGGCCCCGCTTTCGCGGCAGCGCTCGATGCCGCCGTGCCCGACCATATCGAGCGCGTGGTGGTGACGCCCGCTGGCGGCGCGCGCCGCGAGACGCCGTTCGAGGCATTGCTTCATGCGCAGCCGGGCAGCATCGAAGAGGCGCAAGCGCGCGTGAATGGCGACACGATCGCGAAGTTCCTCTTTACCTCGGGCTCGACGCGCCTGCCAAAGGCCGTGCCCACCACGCACCGCATGCTGTGCAGCAACCAGCAGATGCTGCTGCAAACCTTCCCGCAGTTCGGCATGGAGCCGCCTGTGCTGGTGGACTGGCTGCCCTGGAATCACACCTTCGGCGGCAGTCACAATGTGGGCATTGCGCTCTACAACGGCGGCACGCTCTATATCGACGATGGCAAACCCGTTGCGGGCCGCTTCGAAGAGACGCTGCGCAACCTGCGCGAAATCGCGCCGACGCTTTACTTCAACGTGCCCAAGGGGTGGGAAGAACTGACCGCGGCGCTCGAGACCGACGCGTGTCTGCGCGAGACGTTTTTCTCGCGCGTGAAGATGTATTTCTTCGCGGGTGCGGGGCTCTCGCAGGCGGCGTGGGACCGGCTCGAACGCGTGACGCAGGCCCATTGCGGTGAGCGCATCCGCATCATGGCGGGGCTTGGCATGACAGAGACCGCGCCGTCGTGCCTCTTCACGACCGGGCCGGTGATGGGCTCGGGCTATATCGGCCTGCCCGCGCCGGGCTGCGAGACGCGTCTCGTGCCGGTGGACGGCAAGCTCGAAGCGCGCTTTCGCGGACCGAACGTGATGAGCGGCTACTGGCGCACGCATGAGACGGACCGTCACGACGTGTTCGACGAAGAGGGCTACTACCGCACCGGCGACGCCGTGCGTTTCGTCGATGCCGCGCGCCCCGAACTGGGCCTGCTGTTCGACGGGCGCATTGCCGAGGACTTCAAGCTCAGCTCCGGCACGTTCGTGAGCGTGGGGCCGATGCGCGCGCGAATCGTCTCGGGTGGCGCGCCGTATGTGCAGGACGCGGTGATCGCAGGCATGGACCGCGACGACATTGGCGTGCTGATCTTCCCGCGTCTCGACGAGTGCCGCCGCCTCGCGGGGCTCGACGCCGGCGCGGCAGCGCGCGACGTTCTGGACGCGGCCCCCGTGCGAGATTACTTCGCTAACCTGATGGAGCGGCTGAACCGCGATGCAACGGGCAGCGCGACCCTCATTACGCGGCTTCACGTGATGGATGCGCCGCCTTCGCTCGATCTTGGCGAGATCACCGACAAAGGGTCGATCAATCAGCGCGTCGTGCTGAGCCAGCGCGCCGCGCTCGTGAACGCGCTCTATGCCACGCGCGGTGACGCTACCAGCGCACGCGTGATCTTCGCGCGTCATTTGCAGCAGGTTGAGGAACGCTCACGATGAGTCTCGACTATCAGGTTCCGCTGCGCGACATGCGCTTCGTGATCGACGAGTGGATCAGCGCGCCCGCGTGGTGGCACAGCGTTCCCGCATGGGAAGACCTCGACAGCGCGATGGCGCAGCAAGTGCTCGAAGAAGCCGCACGGTTCGTCACGGAACGCATCGCGCCGTTGAATTCGGCTGGCGACCTCGAAGGTTGCCGCTTAGAGGGCGGCGAGGTCACGATGCCAGCGGGCTTTCGCGAGGCGTATGCGGACTTCGTGGCGGCAGGCTGGCCCACGCTTGCGCTCGACAACGACGCGGGCGGTCAGGGCTTGCCGCAACTGCTCGAAGTCGCACTTCAGGAAATGCTTGCGGCGGCCAATCATGCGTGGCTGATGTCGCCGGGCCTCACGCACGGTGCGACCGCGTGCCTGATGGCGCACGGCTGCGATGCGCTGAAGCGCGACTGGCTGCCGAAGATCGCAAGCGGCGAGTGGCTCACGACGATGTGCCTGACCGAGCCGCAGGCGGGCAGCGATCTCGCACTGCTGCGCGCACGTGCGGCGCCCGACGCGGCGCACGAAGCGTGGCGTATCGACGGCAGCAAGATTTTCATCACGGGCGGAGATCATGATCTGACCGAAAACATCGTGCATCTCGTGCTCGCGCGCCTGCCTGACGCGCCACCCGGCACGAAGGGCCTCTCGCTCTTCGTGGTGCCGAAATGGACCTTTGGCGAGACCGGCGAGCGCGTGCGCAACGGCGTGCGTTGCGAAGGCATTGAAAAGAAGATGGGCCTGAAGGCGAGCCCGACCTGCTCGATGCGTTTCGAGCAGGCGCTGGGCTGGCTGGTAGGCGAGCCGCACCGCGGCCTCGCTTCGATGTTCGTGATGATGAACGCGGCGCGCCTGCAGGTGGCGATGCAGGGCGTAGGCCATGCGCAGCTTGCCTGGCAGCGCGCCCACGCCTATGCGCACGAGCGCGTGCAGATGCGCGCCGTGAGCGCGCCCGCGCACTACGAAGGCGAGCCGGGCAAGGCCGCACCGATTGCGTTTCATCCGGCCATGCGCCGCACTCTGCTCGATTTGCGCGCGACGGTGGAAGGCGAGCGGGCCATAGGCTACTGGATCGGTTACTGGCTCGACGTGGCCGCGCGCCATCCCGGCGCGCATGAGCGCCAGGCGGCCGCGCAGCTTGCCTCGTTGCTCACGCCTGTGGCCAAGGCTTTCTTCACGGCCAATGGCTTTGCGGCTGCGTCGAGCGCACTGCAGGTGTTCGGTGGCTACGGCTACATTCACGAGTACGGCGTGGAGCAGACCGTGCGCGACAGCCGCGTCGCCATGCTTTACGAAGGCACGAATGAAATTCAGGCGATCGATCTGCTCGTGCGCAAGGTGCTGAGTGATGGCGGTGAGGCATTGCGCGCCTTGTTGGCGCATATCACGGCGGAAGCCGCGGGCTGTATGGCATCCGACAATCCGGCTCTGAACGGCACGGGCGCACGGCTCGATGCGATGGTTGCCGACGTCGAGCGCATCACACGCGAAATCGGGCAAGGCAGTGCAGACGATCGCGAGTTGCCTTGCCGCGTAGCCGACGACTACCTCGCGCTCCTCGGCTGGCTGCTGCTTGCGTTCGCCTGGGCTCGAACGCTGCGTATATCGCTAAATGCACCCGCCGGCGATCCGTTCTATGCCGAAAAGCGCACCACGGCGCGCTACTTCTTCGCTTACCCGCTCGCGGCGTTCGATCACCGGTTGCGGCTCGTCGAGGCGGGCTGCCGCGCTCCGCTACCGCACGTCTGATCATTTTTCAGTGTTTAGGTTAGGGTAACTAACTAGCGCCAGCGCGGTGAAAGGCCGCGACATTCCATTGCAAAACGAGGAGGCAACGTGTCGTCATCGACTACGCAGGTGAGCGCGCGCACGGCGGCGGGCGCCGCATGGGTGTTGGGTTTGTGTCTGATCGTGGCGGTGCTGGAGGGCGTCGATCTGCAATCCACTGGGGTGGCCGCGCCGCGCATGGCGCGCGAGTTCGGTCTTTCGGTGAGTCAGATGGGACTCGCGTTCAGCGCGGGCATGCTCGGGCTCCTGCCCGGCGCGATGATCGGCGGACGCCTCGCCGACCGCATCGGGCGCAAGCGTGTGCTGCTGCTCTCGATGGTGGCGTTCGGCGTGTTCTCGATCTTCACGGCCCACGTGTGGAGCTTTGCCACGCTGCTGGTGGCGCGTGTCCTGACCGGCATCGGCCTTGGCGGCGCGATGCCAAACCTGATCGCGCTCTCGGCCGAAGCCGTGGCGCCGCGGCTTCGCAATACGGCTGTCAGCATCATGTATTGCGGCATGCCGCTCGGCGGTGCGCTTGCGGCGCTGATCGGCGTGCTCAGTGCGGGCGATACCGAATGGCGGCATATCTTCTACGCGGGCGGCGTTGGGCCGCTCGTGGTCGCGCCGCTGATTCTCGCTTGCCTGCCAGAGTCCGCAGCCTATGAAGCAGCCGCGAGCCGCGCGCAGTCCACGCAAGGCGGCCCGCCGCCCACGTGGCGTGTGCTGTTCGGCGAGGGCCGCGCCGCGGTGACCGCGCAGATCTGGATCAGCTTTTTCTGCACGCTGATCGTGCTGTACTTCCTGCTCAACTGGCTGCCCTCGCTGATCGTGAGCCGTGGCCTCACGCGCAGCCAGGCCAGCGTCACGCAGATCTTCTTCAACGTAGGCAGCGTGATCGGCGTGCTTGGCATCGGCATGCTGATGGATCGCATCAAGCCTGGACGTGTCGTCGCCGCTGTCTATGCGGGCATTGCGATCTCGCTCTTCATGCTCGCGGGCGCGGGCACCCTGTTCTGGATTTCGGTTTCGGTGCTGCTCGCAGGCATGGGCGTGGTGGGCGCACAGTCGATGCTCTACGCGCTTTCCGCCACGAGCTACGCCACCGTCATGCGCGGCACCGGCGTGGGCGCGGCCGTGGCGGTGGGCCGCGTGGGTTCGATCGTCGGTCCGCTCGCGGCTGGACAATTGCTGGCGGGCGGCGCGAGCGCCACGACGGTGATTGGCGCGAGCGTGCCGGTCACGGTGGTGGCGGCGCTCGCGGCGCTGCTCGCGGTGCGGCGCGCGCGTGCGT harbors:
- a CDS encoding aldehyde dehydrogenase, which encodes MHETRLLIGGAARAASNGKTFERINPATGAVATRAAAATLEDADAAVAAAARAFPAWAALTPTERRKRLSAAAERMDARTTDFIAIGAAETGAMANWYGFNVMLAANMLREAAAMTTQIDGAVIPSDVPGSLAMAVRQPCGVVLGMAPWNAPVILATRALAMPLACGNTVVLKASEGCPGVHALIGEVLNEAGLGEGVVNVLTHAPEDAPAIVERLIANPAVKRVNFTGSTRVGRVVAEHCARHLKPALLELGGKAPVLVLDDADLDAAVEGIAFGAFFNQGQICMSTERVIVDRKIADAFVEKLVAKARTLKAGDPTQPGSVLGTLESETSARRIRALVEDAREKGAKLPLGCEVNGAIMQPVIVENVTREMKLYADESFGPVVTVQRVDGDGEALQVANDSEYGLSAAVFSRDIARAMNVAKRIESGICHINGPTVHDEAQMPFGGVKASGYGRFGSKASIAEFTDLRWITVQTGPRHYPI
- a CDS encoding feruloyl-CoA synthase; this translates as MDSEPTQTHARAVVQPDFAGYRAVAIGSSAPQIERRGDCWYLRSTEALEEFPERLTDRLVSGARAHPDRWLVARRGADGQWQGISYAQMLERARAIGQALIERGLSAQRPVALLSGNDLEHLQMAFGALWAGVPYAPISPAYSLVSSDYGKLRHALDLLNPGLVFAADGPAFAAALDAAVPDHIERVVVTPAGGARRETPFEALLHAQPGSIEEAQARVNGDTIAKFLFTSGSTRLPKAVPTTHRMLCSNQQMLLQTFPQFGMEPPVLVDWLPWNHTFGGSHNVGIALYNGGTLYIDDGKPVAGRFEETLRNLREIAPTLYFNVPKGWEELTAALETDACLRETFFSRVKMYFFAGAGLSQAAWDRLERVTQAHCGERIRIMAGLGMTETAPSCLFTTGPVMGSGYIGLPAPGCETRLVPVDGKLEARFRGPNVMSGYWRTHETDRHDVFDEEGYYRTGDAVRFVDAARPELGLLFDGRIAEDFKLSSGTFVSVGPMRARIVSGGAPYVQDAVIAGMDRDDIGVLIFPRLDECRRLAGLDAGAAARDVLDAAPVRDYFANLMERLNRDATGSATLITRLHVMDAPPSLDLGEITDKGSINQRVVLSQRAALVNALYATRGDATSARVIFARHLQQVEERSR
- the mhpT gene encoding 3-(3-hydroxy-phenyl)propionate transporter MhpT yields the protein MSSSTTQVSARTAAGAAWVLGLCLIVAVLEGVDLQSTGVAAPRMAREFGLSVSQMGLAFSAGMLGLLPGAMIGGRLADRIGRKRVLLLSMVAFGVFSIFTAHVWSFATLLVARVLTGIGLGGAMPNLIALSAEAVAPRLRNTAVSIMYCGMPLGGALAALIGVLSAGDTEWRHIFYAGGVGPLVVAPLILACLPESAAYEAAASRAQSTQGGPPPTWRVLFGEGRAAVTAQIWISFFCTLIVLYFLLNWLPSLIVSRGLTRSQASVTQIFFNVGSVIGVLGIGMLMDRIKPGRVVAAVYAGIAISLFMLAGAGTLFWISVSVLLAGMGVVGAQSMLYALSATSYATVMRGTGVGAAVAVGRVGSIVGPLAAGQLLAGGASATTVIGASVPVTVVAALAALLAVRRARAS
- a CDS encoding acyl-CoA dehydrogenase family protein, with translation MSLDYQVPLRDMRFVIDEWISAPAWWHSVPAWEDLDSAMAQQVLEEAARFVTERIAPLNSAGDLEGCRLEGGEVTMPAGFREAYADFVAAGWPTLALDNDAGGQGLPQLLEVALQEMLAAANHAWLMSPGLTHGATACLMAHGCDALKRDWLPKIASGEWLTTMCLTEPQAGSDLALLRARAAPDAAHEAWRIDGSKIFITGGDHDLTENIVHLVLARLPDAPPGTKGLSLFVVPKWTFGETGERVRNGVRCEGIEKKMGLKASPTCSMRFEQALGWLVGEPHRGLASMFVMMNAARLQVAMQGVGHAQLAWQRAHAYAHERVQMRAVSAPAHYEGEPGKAAPIAFHPAMRRTLLDLRATVEGERAIGYWIGYWLDVAARHPGAHERQAAAQLASLLTPVAKAFFTANGFAAASSALQVFGGYGYIHEYGVEQTVRDSRVAMLYEGTNEIQAIDLLVRKVLSDGGEALRALLAHITAEAAGCMASDNPALNGTGARLDAMVADVERITREIGQGSADDRELPCRVADDYLALLGWLLLAFAWARTLRISLNAPAGDPFYAEKRTTARYFFAYPLAAFDHRLRLVEAGCRAPLPHV